In Myxococcus stipitatus, the following are encoded in one genomic region:
- the map gene encoding type I methionyl aminopeptidase: MTTASPPRTPPAVLPGPNDVCWCGSGTKYKKCHRGADAVEARKKGPEVARKGIRPGLISPRRDVPLHIPRPDYAATGRPQRRATGSEIRSPDVIARMRRACKAAAEVLQEVSTHVRPGITTDELDAITHEAYIRRGGYPSTLNYHGFPKSLCTSVNEVICHGIPDNRALEDGDIVNLDITIFLDGVHGDCSATYFVGNVDAESQRLVQVTRECLDLGIAAVKPGRPISDIGRAIESHATKNGMSVVRAYCGHGIGETFHTSLQIPHYYEPECDTVMEPGMIFTVEPMINQGGWGHRTWDDGWTAVTADGTRSAQFEHTLLVTDTGADILTVA, encoded by the coding sequence ATGACCACCGCCAGTCCTCCCCGTACCCCTCCCGCCGTGCTGCCTGGTCCCAACGATGTCTGCTGGTGCGGCAGCGGTACCAAGTACAAGAAGTGCCACCGTGGCGCAGACGCCGTCGAGGCTCGCAAGAAGGGCCCCGAGGTCGCGCGCAAGGGCATCCGCCCGGGCCTCATCAGCCCTCGCCGGGACGTGCCGCTGCACATCCCCCGGCCGGACTATGCCGCGACGGGGCGTCCCCAGCGCCGCGCGACGGGTTCGGAGATCCGCTCGCCGGACGTCATCGCGCGCATGCGCCGCGCCTGCAAGGCCGCGGCGGAGGTGCTCCAGGAGGTGTCCACGCACGTGCGGCCGGGCATCACCACGGATGAGCTGGATGCCATCACCCACGAGGCGTACATCCGCCGGGGCGGCTACCCGAGCACGCTCAACTACCACGGCTTCCCCAAGTCGCTGTGCACCTCGGTCAACGAGGTCATCTGCCACGGCATCCCCGACAACCGGGCGCTGGAGGATGGGGACATCGTGAACCTGGACATCACCATCTTCCTGGACGGTGTGCATGGTGACTGCTCGGCCACGTACTTCGTGGGCAACGTGGACGCGGAGAGCCAGCGGTTGGTGCAGGTGACTCGCGAGTGTCTGGATTTGGGCATCGCGGCGGTGAAGCCGGGGCGGCCCATCAGCGACATTGGCCGCGCGATTGAATCGCACGCGACGAAGAACGGGATGAGCGTGGTGCGGGCCTACTGCGGCCATGGCATCGGGGAGACGTTCCACACGTCGCTCCAGATTCCGCACTACTACGAGCCCGAGTGCGACACCGTCATGGAGCCCGGCATGATTTTCACCGTGGAGCCGATGATCAACCAGGGCGGCTGGGGGCACCGCACGTGGGATGACGGGTGGACCGCCGTCACCGCGGATGGCACCCGCAGCGCGCAGTTCGAGCACACGCTGCTCGTCACCGACACGGGCGCGGACATCCTCACGGTGGCGTGA
- a CDS encoding lectin OAA family protein — protein sequence MSMYSVQNQWGGSAAPWNPGGTWVIGNRPNQYVVAMNVTSSDGGKTLTGTMTYAGEQAIGFRGTLTSTNNYKVENQWGGSSAPWNPGGTFILGGRMDQNVVALDFTSSNGGQTLTGTMTYAGEKPIGFKSEMTHGGAYVVENQWGGNAAPWNAGGLWGLGARKGQNVVAMNVTSSDGGKTLSGTMTYDKEQPIGFRGTLSSAGTYTVENQWGGSSAPWQPGGQWLIGSRSNQNVVAVNVSSSDGGKTLSGTMTYDKEQPIGFRGTLS from the coding sequence ATGTCCATGTATAGCGTTCAGAACCAGTGGGGTGGTTCGGCTGCTCCTTGGAATCCGGGTGGCACGTGGGTCATCGGAAATCGGCCCAATCAGTATGTCGTCGCGATGAATGTCACCTCCAGCGATGGAGGCAAGACGCTGACGGGGACCATGACGTACGCGGGTGAGCAGGCCATCGGCTTCCGCGGGACGCTCACGAGCACCAACAACTACAAGGTGGAGAACCAGTGGGGCGGCTCCTCCGCGCCCTGGAATCCAGGCGGCACCTTCATCCTCGGCGGCCGGATGGACCAGAACGTCGTCGCCCTCGACTTCACCTCGAGCAACGGCGGCCAGACGCTGACGGGGACCATGACGTACGCGGGTGAGAAGCCCATCGGCTTCAAGAGCGAGATGACCCACGGCGGAGCCTACGTCGTGGAGAACCAGTGGGGCGGAAACGCCGCGCCCTGGAATGCCGGAGGACTCTGGGGACTCGGGGCGCGCAAGGGCCAGAACGTCGTCGCGATGAACGTCACCTCCAGCGACGGAGGCAAGACGCTGTCGGGAACCATGACCTACGACAAGGAACAGCCCATCGGCTTCCGAGGCACCTTGTCCAGCGCGGGCACCTATACCGTCGAGAACCAGTGGGGCGGCTCCTCCGCCCCCTGGCAACCCGGTGGACAGTGGCTCATCGGCTCCCGGTCGAATCAGAACGTCGTCGCCGTCAATGTCTCCTCCAGCGATGGAGGCAAGACGCTGTCGGGGACCATGACCTACGACAAGGAACAGCCCATCGGCTTCCGAGGCACCTTGAGCTGA
- a CDS encoding PLP-dependent aminotransferase family protein encodes MGALAHKPKLYEQVAERLEDAIAAGTLRAGDRLPSVRQLSLRERVSISTVLQAYLHLESVGLIETRPQSGHYVRRRERPRLAEPQVSRPAPSATPVTVSGLVSQVYRAMRDPRVVQLGGAWPATELLPVRRLMRELNVLTRESGELGILYDVPPGCLELRQQLARRSLDWGGALSADDFIITCGAAEAIHLGLLAVARTGDTIAIESPAYYGTLQNIESLGLKALEIPCSPRHGMELDALQAALERRRIAAVLVVPSFSNPVGSCMPEANRRRLVSMLEERGVPLIEDDIYGDLHFGPERPRTCKSFDTTGNVMLCGSFSKTLAPGFRVGYVAPGRYRERVELLKFSHTVATATLPPLAIARFLEEGGYDRHLRALRRGLKAQVDRMAEAVAEFFPEGTRVARPEGGSLLWVELPPSVDALVLHERAFAVGISVAPGPIFSARTDSYRNFIRLSCGQPWTPRIEAAVSSLGCLARGLV; translated from the coding sequence ATGGGCGCGCTGGCACACAAACCCAAGTTGTACGAGCAGGTGGCCGAGCGGCTGGAGGATGCGATTGCCGCGGGCACGCTGCGCGCCGGAGACAGGCTGCCTTCCGTGCGGCAGCTCAGCTTGCGTGAGCGGGTGAGCATCTCCACGGTGCTCCAGGCGTACCTGCACCTGGAGTCCGTGGGGCTCATCGAGACGCGGCCCCAGTCGGGCCACTACGTGCGCCGCCGCGAGCGGCCCCGTCTCGCCGAGCCGCAGGTCTCCCGTCCCGCTCCGAGCGCCACGCCTGTGACGGTGAGCGGACTGGTGTCGCAGGTGTATCGAGCGATGAGGGACCCCCGAGTCGTGCAGCTCGGCGGTGCGTGGCCCGCGACGGAGCTGTTGCCGGTGCGACGGTTGATGCGCGAGCTGAACGTCCTCACTCGTGAGTCCGGGGAGCTGGGGATTCTGTACGACGTGCCACCGGGGTGCCTGGAGCTGCGGCAGCAGCTCGCGCGTCGCTCGCTCGACTGGGGCGGGGCGCTGTCCGCGGACGACTTCATCATCACCTGTGGCGCGGCCGAGGCCATCCATCTGGGCCTGCTCGCCGTCGCGCGCACGGGAGACACCATCGCCATCGAGTCCCCCGCGTACTACGGCACGCTTCAGAACATCGAGTCGTTGGGATTGAAGGCGTTGGAGATTCCGTGCTCGCCCCGCCACGGCATGGAGCTGGATGCACTCCAGGCCGCGCTGGAGCGGCGGCGCATCGCCGCGGTGCTGGTGGTGCCGAGCTTCAGCAACCCGGTGGGCAGCTGCATGCCGGAGGCGAACCGCCGCCGGCTGGTGTCGATGCTCGAGGAGCGAGGTGTGCCGCTCATCGAGGACGACATCTACGGCGACCTGCACTTCGGCCCCGAGCGTCCTCGCACATGCAAGTCCTTCGACACGACGGGGAACGTGATGTTGTGTGGCTCGTTCTCCAAGACGCTCGCGCCGGGGTTCCGCGTGGGGTACGTCGCGCCGGGCCGGTACCGCGAGCGCGTGGAGTTGCTCAAGTTCTCGCACACGGTGGCGACGGCCACCTTGCCGCCGCTCGCGATTGCCCGCTTCCTGGAGGAGGGCGGCTATGACCGGCACCTGCGCGCGCTGCGCCGGGGACTGAAGGCCCAGGTGGACCGCATGGCGGAGGCCGTGGCGGAGTTCTTCCCGGAGGGGACGCGGGTGGCTCGGCCCGAAGGGGGTTCGCTGTTGTGGGTGGAGCTGCCGCCCTCGGTGGACGCGCTGGTGTTGCATGAGCGCGCCTTCGCCGTGGGCATCAGCGTGGCGCCTGGACCCATCTTCTCCGCGCGGACGGACTCCTACCGGAACTTCATCCGCTTGAGCTGCGGTCAACCCTGGACACCGCGCATCGAGGCCGCGGTGTCCTCGCTGGGGTGTCTTGCGCGAGGGCTGGTGTAG
- a CDS encoding DUF2917 domain-containing protein: protein MQSTSALSRRGWWGTLWNQLKPEVPTDAETGSVALFHGALWSRALQGHEGLSLTCVEGQLWLTFESDPRDYILEPGSTVRLAKPGLVVVQALRPSRFRLAKVGSAMDTR from the coding sequence ATGCAGTCGACGTCTGCTCTCTCCCGGCGGGGCTGGTGGGGCACGCTGTGGAATCAACTGAAGCCGGAAGTCCCCACGGATGCGGAGACAGGGTCCGTGGCGCTGTTTCACGGAGCCCTCTGGAGCCGCGCGCTGCAAGGCCACGAGGGCTTGTCACTCACGTGTGTCGAAGGCCAGCTCTGGCTCACCTTCGAGTCGGACCCGCGCGACTACATCCTGGAGCCGGGGAGCACGGTCCGCTTGGCGAAGCCGGGGCTCGTGGTGGTGCAGGCCCTGAGGCCGTCGCGCTTCCGGCTCGCGAAGGTGGGCTCCGCGATGGACACACGCTGA
- a CDS encoding TraR/DksA C4-type zinc finger protein has protein sequence MDSLAREARDALVQRGERLRARTRTPPDAAESGSQRGDGEEQELVEIDAALTRIAMGLFGRCERCGGAMGRNRLRAVPEARYCVTCTTLGR, from the coding sequence ATGGACAGTCTGGCTCGAGAGGCGCGGGACGCCCTGGTGCAGCGCGGCGAGCGCTTGAGGGCGCGGACCCGGACTCCGCCGGATGCCGCGGAGTCGGGAAGTCAACGCGGCGATGGGGAGGAGCAGGAGTTGGTGGAGATAGACGCGGCGCTCACGCGAATCGCGATGGGTTTGTTTGGCCGCTGCGAGCGGTGTGGTGGGGCCATGGGACGCAACCGGCTGCGCGCCGTCCCGGAGGCGCGCTACTGCGTGACGTGTACGACGCTGGGCCGCTGA
- the lgt gene encoding prolipoprotein diacylglyceryl transferase translates to MSAHPLHDVSPVVVRFSETLLLRWTGAAYLVGFLIAFAVLWRQAARGQGSFQKREVPEFVLYAGLFGVMFGGRLGYVLLHQWEDFSRDGSLFFQFRQGGASMLGALVGVLVFAVYFARQHQRPWLQMSDALVVFAPLGFFLGYLAQFTEGAALGQVTSVPWAFLFPVEVGMPGFEPVATPSFDIATLAYAPGHEVAHLARTSEAFLAELHRILPARHPVLLYQALLEGVVLGTLLLVARRWWRSRPEGMLSGVFFVLLGVLRTVSLPFRAAQPNLSVAAQFEESALAAVLLVALGAAFILSALSQRPRADARPSAMKLESHAAE, encoded by the coding sequence GTGTCCGCTCATCCGCTCCATGATGTCAGCCCGGTGGTGGTGCGCTTCTCCGAGACCCTCCTCCTGCGCTGGACAGGGGCCGCGTACCTCGTGGGCTTCCTCATCGCGTTCGCCGTGCTCTGGCGTCAGGCCGCACGCGGGCAGGGCTCGTTCCAGAAGCGCGAGGTGCCGGAGTTCGTCCTCTACGCGGGCCTCTTCGGCGTGATGTTCGGAGGACGGCTCGGCTACGTGCTCCTGCACCAGTGGGAGGACTTCTCCCGCGACGGCTCCCTCTTCTTCCAGTTCCGTCAGGGTGGGGCCTCCATGCTGGGAGCCCTCGTGGGTGTGCTGGTCTTCGCGGTGTACTTCGCGCGCCAGCATCAACGCCCGTGGCTCCAGATGTCAGACGCGCTCGTGGTGTTCGCGCCGCTGGGATTCTTCCTGGGCTATCTGGCCCAGTTCACGGAAGGGGCAGCGCTGGGACAGGTGACCTCCGTGCCGTGGGCCTTCCTCTTCCCCGTCGAGGTGGGCATGCCCGGCTTCGAGCCCGTGGCGACTCCCTCGTTCGATATCGCGACGCTGGCCTATGCGCCCGGCCACGAGGTGGCGCACCTGGCGCGCACGAGCGAAGCGTTCCTCGCGGAGTTGCACCGCATCCTCCCCGCGCGTCATCCGGTGCTGCTCTACCAGGCCCTGCTGGAGGGCGTGGTCCTGGGGACACTCCTCCTCGTGGCGAGGCGCTGGTGGCGCTCTCGGCCAGAGGGGATGTTGAGCGGGGTGTTCTTCGTGCTGCTCGGTGTGCTGAGGACCGTCAGCCTTCCGTTCCGAGCCGCTCAGCCGAACCTGTCCGTCGCCGCGCAGTTCGAAGAGAGCGCGCTGGCCGCCGTGTTGCTGGTGGCGCTGGGCGCGGCCTTCATCCTCAGTGCGCTGAGCCAGCGTCCTCGCGCGGACGCGCGGCCCTCCGCCATGAAGCTGGAGAGCCACGCCGCCGAGTGA